The genomic stretch TAAGTTAATCTAACTTTTTGTTTGCCCTCATTTACTTCAACAAAGAACTCGTGAAGTAAAACGGTTGTTTGTCTCTCATTGGCACACTCTGGGCAATAATCCAGGGTTTGGTTGAATTCAGCTCCACAAATGGAACAAGAGTAGTGCTTCCGATAGATGCGTAATTCGGGATTGTCTTTTTTAAGAGTTCTGAAGGCCACTAAGCCTCCAATAACCACTACTAATACGATGCTAATTAATATTATCATGATATCTATTTTTAAGTTGTTGGGACAATTGTTGATTTCAAGACCACATATTTACCTTGCTTTAAACATAAAGGACAAGAATCATGGTTTTCGTCGAAACTAAAACCACACTCCGGACATTCATGCTGCACAATGTGATACAGAATTAATTTTTGGGAATTCACAACAACTAACAATCCAGCAATTGGAGTCAACAATAAACTTATGATGAGACTACTTAGAAACCCGATGGTCCTATGTTTTCCCCAAAAAGCTATTGCTATTGACAACACAAAATATATAATGACTCCAAATATCATGAGGCAAAAGTATGAAAGCAAAAGAGACCATATGGAGGATATGAATATTAGTAAGCACCTAATTAGCGTTTAGGGCTTTTCATCGAAATTACGTTTCTTTGTAAAGCAGAATAAACAGCTCCCTACCCAAACGAGGCTTAATAGAATTGTGACAAAGCTCCATGGTTTTAATATGAAAAGAAGGCTGAAAAAGCTTTAAATACTCTTCTTGATTACCACCATAAGGAGGACCAGAAAAGGTAAACTCATGATTAAAAAGCAAACCCACCAATTTGCCACCATCCATTAATAAGCAAGCTACTTGTTCCACGTATTTTCCTCGTTGACTAGGCTCAAAACTAGAAAAGAAAGTTTGCTCTACGATGATATCATACTTGGATTCGTGTTTAAAGAAATCTCCTTCTATGATTTGCTCTTCTGGAAAATTGGGAACACGCTCCCGAAATAAGGTCAAAGCTTTATGACTAAAATCTAGAAGAAATACATTTTGAAAACCTAGTTTCCATAATTGCTCTACTTCCCATGCATAACCTCCTCCAGGTATCAAAA from Lentimicrobium sp. L6 encodes the following:
- a CDS encoding SAM-dependent methyltransferase, whose product is MKDRAEYWNQQYINQATGWDMGYASPPIMKYFASVKDKSLRILIPGGGYAWEVEQLWKLGFQNVFLLDFSHKALTLFRERVPNFPEEQIIEGDFFKHESKYDIIVEQTFFSSFEPSQRGKYVEQVACLLMDGGKLVGLLFNHEFTFSGPPYGGNQEEYLKLFQPSFHIKTMELCHNSIKPRLGRELFILLYKET